From the Chryseobacterium fluminis genome, the window TTAAGCAAGCAACATCAACTTTACTTAAATCTAAGTTTTTAATATTATCTAATGTTAAACTTTTTTCATCAATAACGAATCCTTCCTTGTTGTTAATCATTAAAATTAAAAGTAGATCATTGGATGTTATTATATTTTTATATTCGCATATAATCATATAACCGCCAGTTGCAGCTACGGTATTTTCTAATACAATTTTATAATGATTCATCACATTAATAGAAAAATCATAAAATTGGCAGTCACCATTTATATAATCAACTAAACAATCTCTAAACTTCGGGTGTTCTTCCGCGAAAATCCCATAAATTGGACTAGATTTTTTATGATAAGACTTATCAAGATTTCCAAGAAATGTTTTTTCCTTTTCTCCAATTGTTAATAAATTATTAGCAGCCTTAGGATTAACAAGTCTATTACCAGCATCTTTTAATAGCTGATGGATTACTATATTTTTAACTTCTAAATTTTCTCCAATTTTTTCGAATTTTTTTGCCATATTTAAATTGTTTACATTCGATTAGTTTTTTCAAATATACAAACATTAGTAAATGTAGCATTTACGGTTTACCATAATTAATTTTTTGTCTTAGAAAATAATTATAGAAACACTAAATATTTTTACATGATTTAAAGAAAAGTTTCCCCTATAATTTCCCCTTTGTAAATACAATTGCTTGAAACTCCTATAAATAAAAGGTAAAATAAAAAACATCGAGCCCAGGTGGGACCATATGGACTGAAAACAGTTAAAAATAACTAAACACAGCTAAAAGTTAAATTCTTGTATCATTAGTAATACAAGGATTTTTTTGTTTATTTACTTTTAAGATTGTTCAATTATATTCATAAAATAGTGTCCTTTTTTAGTATCCCTAAAATGTAATTATTGTGAAAATTAACTTTTCTTTAAAGAAGCTAGGTCAACAGATTTAATAGTTTTGGTGCTTGCCCTAGATATACAATCGAGATATTTAATTAAACCAATACTTCAAATGAAAATTAATTATCCCGAATTACTAATGTTCTATCTATTGATAAGCTTCTCAAGCCTATCCATCATTTCGTCTTTTTCTTTCAGCATTCTTTCGTACAAAGCAATTTTTTCATCGTATAACTGAACAACTTTATCAATAGGATTGAAGGTGCAATATGGATTAACTGCGTTTAACGTTGATTCATCATTACTAGTAAATGTATTTGATATAACATTAATAGCAGCTTCTTCATCAAAATTCTGAAAGGCTTCTACTGGAATTTTCAAAGCCTGAGAAATTACTTTCAAAAGATTTTCTTCAATGACTTCTTTCTGCTCTAACAGAGAAATTTTCTTTTGATTCCATTCCTCACCTAAGTCAAAAGCCAGAGCTTCTTGCTTGATGCCAAGCATTTCTCTAAAGCGTTTCACATTTCTGCCCTGATGTATTCTCTGTTCCATAGCGGTAATCAAAATTTTAAAGGCTTAAAGATAAGCCATTTCTGTTAATTTATTTGAATAGTGAAATTAAAAAATTATCTGTAAAATACCCATTCACTTATATGTTTTATTCTTTTAAAGTGTAGATAATTTGCATACAAGAGCAGAATTTAGTTGGTTGATCGTGTTCTAATGAAATATAAAATATCCGGCAACCTTTATTACCACTGGGATTAACGATCCGCGGGTAGCCGCTTGGATGCCTGTTAAATTTGCCGCAAAATTGCAAGCAGATAATGTATCAAGAATCCCGTTTTGCTTAAAGTGGACTATAATGGCGGACATGGTGGACGTGATCTTCTTTTAAAACAGAAATACGCCAATCTATCAAATATTTTCGCATTTGCATTATGGCAATTAGGACATCCTGACTATCAGCTCAAAGAAAACAATAAAAAATAAGGTCTCGTTTCCCATATTATTTTTTTTGATGAGTATATTTTTCTGCTAGGAAAGAGCCAATGACTCTAATTTCTAGTGAAGATTTAGAAATAGTTGGTCATAATCACAGTTTTCAGGAAGCTATATATTTCGCATTATCACAGGCGTATGGTGAATATAGTAGTTTGATAGCTTTATTCAAAAAGAAGTTTTTCCAAGTAAATTCAAGAGCCTAAAATTACAGTTTAAAGTACTATGGCAGGTCATACTGTACATTGAAATCATTACCGTTCAACAGACATTGGTCACCATAAGATTCAGCAGTTCTTGTCCTTCTTTATCATCTTATGTTCTTTTTGCTGATTTTTATTGTTACCTATAAAAAAATTTTTAAAATCAAGAGGAGTTCATTATTAAGGCATATCAAAAATAAATAATTTAACAATAAATCATTAAAATATGAAATAAGTAACTGTAAATCGTGCTGTTTTTAAAATTAATACAGCTTATTAAATTATTTCTATTTAAATATTTAATTTAATAAAAACGACATATGTAAAATTTATCGATTTTATTTTTGATATTTTGAATAAAATATTATATTTGAAGTGTTATCGATAGCTAAATGTGCCTTTAATTTATTAATTTTATAACGATGAAAAAATTATTATTTACAGCAGTGTTATCAACTGTTACAACATTGGGATTTGCGAAGAGTTCTGATATTTTAGGCTCCGATATTGAAATGCAAAATCTGGTAGTATAAAAAAAGAGAGTACAGTAAAATCTCAAACTAAAAAAACAAAAGTAAAGGAACTACAGCAGCTAAAGCCGTTGTGCGTGCAGAATGCAGAACAGTAGTAGTGTCATGTACATCTGCATATACTTGTCAGAACTGGTCTGAAGATCAATGGAATACATGGGGGACTAATATTCAAAGCAATTACTGTATGTATGACAGCCCGTATACACCTTAATGGGTGCACAAAATTCAACTATTGAAATACGTTGATTAACTAGATTAATCTAAAATAAATCGTTCAAAAAATATTTGTGTCTGCTTTTAAAAAGTTATACTGTAATTAGTAGCTAACTCATTAAGATATAATGTGGAAGAAAGACCTATAAATATTTTCTGAACTTTTTTCAAGTACTAAATTATGAATCTTATAAAAGAACGAACCTTCATAACTCTATTTTTATTGATTTTCGCTGTTTCATTTTCTCAGACAGCTACGGTGGATTCGCTAAGAGGTGAATTTACCTACTTGCTTCAGTATAAGCCTAATACTTTACATGGAGATCACATTATAAAAGAATTATATACATTACAAATCACAGATAAACGTTCTTTTTTTAGTAGTGAAAATAAACTGAAATTTGACTCAGCTTTTTCGGCGGAATACCATAAAAAGGGCAGTATTATTGATTTAAGCGGTATTCCTGTTTCCAGATCTAACTTTTTAATCATTCAGACAAACGAAAATTCACAATTTTACGAGT encodes:
- a CDS encoding helix-turn-helix domain-containing protein, producing the protein MEQRIHQGRNVKRFREMLGIKQEALAFDLGEEWNQKKISLLEQKEVIEENLLKVISQALKIPVEAFQNFDEEAAINVISNTFTSNDESTLNAVNPYCTFNPIDKVVQLYDEKIALYERMLKEKDEMMDRLEKLINR